TCCGACCAGCATTGGTATCTTTGTCAAGGAGCTAGAGGACGCTTTGCTCAGCGGCCAGATTGACGTGGCGGTACACAGCCTTAAGGATATGCCAACTCAGACTCCTTCCGGGCTGTGCCTGGCGGCAGTAATGGAAAGACTCGACCCCAGAGACGTACTCATCTCCGGAGGGCAGAAGCTGGCCGAGCTTGCTTCCGGCTCAAGGATAGGCACTGACAGCCCAAGGCGAGCTGCTCAGCTTAACATTTGCCGTCCTGACCTGGAGGTATGCAATATCAGAGGGAACGTGGATACCCGGCTGCGCAAGGTCGCTGATGGTGAGTATGCCGGGGTGATATCGGCAGCAGCGGCGCTGAAACGACTTGGCTGGGAAGACAGGATAACCGAATATCTGCCCCTGGAGTATTTCCTTCCCGCAGCGGGGCAGGGTGCACTGGCCTTGGAAGTCAGGATGGATGATGGGGAGATGGCTGAAATTACTGCCTCGTTAAACCATATGCCTACCTGGCAGAGCATCACCGCTGAGCGGGTTTTCCTCAGCGCGCTGGGCGGCGGCTGCCGGGCGCCGATTGCCGCTTTAGGAAGAGTAAAAAACGACGATTTGAAGCTTGAAGGAATGGTAGCTGACGTCGGAAAGGGGAAAATGTTACGTGCTTCCGTCGAAGGCGGTGCCACCGCAATGGAAGAGCTGGGAGAGCAATTGGCGCAACAAATGCTCATCATGGGCGCAGAGAGATTTATTGCTGAGGCAAGAAGGAAAAGTTGAAAACGGGTAAGGTCTATTTAGTTGGAGCCGGACCGGGTGACCCTGGCCTGATTTCAGTGAAAGGGCTTGAGTGTATCAAGAAAGCCGAGGTCATCATTTATGACCGTCTGCTTGATGAGCAGCTGCTTGACTCAGCGCCCCCGGCGGCAGAGAGGATATACGTGGGCAAGATGGCTGGAGAGCATACCAGGCCACAGGAGGAGATAAGCCGCCTGCTGGTGGTAAATGCCAAGGAAGGTAAGACGGTAGTACGGCTCAAGGGTGGTGACCCGTTTGTCCTGGGGCGGGGTGGCGAAGAAGCCGAAATTCTGGCGCAGAATGGCATCTCGTTTGAGATAGTGCCCGGAATAACCTCGGCGGTGGCGGTGCCGGCTTATGCCGGTATCCCGGTCACCCATCGCGGGCTGGCATCATCTTTTACCGTCATCACCGGCCACGAGGCTCCAGGCAAGGATAACTCAAACCTGAACTGGGGAAAACTGGCCTCCGGAGTGGACACGCTGGTTTTCCTTATGGGGATGAGGAACCTGCCGGAAATCGTGTCTAGACTAAGAGAGCACGGTCGGCCAACAGGGACACCGGTGGCGGTGATTAAAGAGGGCACCAAACCCGAGCAAGTAACGGTTACCGGAACTTTGGAAGACATCGTCGCTAAAGTTCAGCAACACCATCTCACCCCGCCGGCAATCATTATCGTCGGGGATGTGGTCAAGCTCAGGGAAAGGTTGCGCTGGTTTGATAACCGACCACTCTTCGGCAAACGCATCCTGGTCACCCGGGCGCGCCATCAGTCAAGCACCTTAAGCCAGCTCCTCACTGAGCGCGGAGCCTTGTCCATTGAACTTCCGGCAATCAGCATCCAGGCAACTGACAGCGCGGATTTAGACCGGGCTATCCTAAATTTAAAACACTACCACTGGGTAATCTTTACCAGCGCCAACGGCGTGGCTGCCTTTTGGCGACGGCTGCATGACCTGAATTTGGACAGCCGTATCCTTAGCGGCCTTAAGATTGGTGCCATTGGGCCGGCTACAGCCGAAGCATTGAAAATGAACGGAATAATTGCCGATTATATCCCTGATGTTTACACCGGTGAAGGACTTATCTCCGGGCTTAAAAAACAGGATGTTACTGGACAGCGGTTCCTGCTGCCGCGGGCGGATATCGCCGATAAATCGCTGGCTCAGGGCATAAGCCAGCTCGGCGCTGAAGTGCACGAGGTAGCTGCCTATCACACGGTACCGGCCACCGAAACTACTATCCGAGCCAAACAAATGCTTATCGCAGGTGAAATCGACGTTATCACTTTCACCAGCTCGTCCACGGTGTCCAACCTAGCGGCCG
The sequence above is a segment of the Chloroflexota bacterium genome. Coding sequences within it:
- the cobA gene encoding uroporphyrinogen-III C-methyltransferase, with the protein product MKTGKVYLVGAGPGDPGLISVKGLECIKKAEVIIYDRLLDEQLLDSAPPAAERIYVGKMAGEHTRPQEEISRLLVVNAKEGKTVVRLKGGDPFVLGRGGEEAEILAQNGISFEIVPGITSAVAVPAYAGIPVTHRGLASSFTVITGHEAPGKDNSNLNWGKLASGVDTLVFLMGMRNLPEIVSRLREHGRPTGTPVAVIKEGTKPEQVTVTGTLEDIVAKVQQHHLTPPAIIIVGDVVKLRERLRWFDNRPLFGKRILVTRARHQSSTLSQLLTERGALSIELPAISIQATDSADLDRAILNLKHYHWVIFTSANGVAAFWRRLHDLNLDSRILSGLKIGAIGPATAEALKMNGIIADYIPDVYTGEGLISGLKKQDVTGQRFLLPRADIADKSLAQGISQLGAEVHEVAAYHTVPATETTIRAKQMLIAGEIDVITFTSSSTVSNLAAAFQGEPMAINSVKVACIGPKTADTAVKAGLKVDIMAGKQTIPGLVDAIEEYFRKEI
- the hemC gene encoding hydroxymethylbilane synthase, with amino-acid sequence MREKVVVGSRGSKLALIQTASVVAKIREVNPDIEVVTSKIITKGDHDYQVQLDHPTSIGIFVKELEDALLSGQIDVAVHSLKDMPTQTPSGLCLAAVMERLDPRDVLISGGQKLAELASGSRIGTDSPRRAAQLNICRPDLEVCNIRGNVDTRLRKVADGEYAGVISAAAALKRLGWEDRITEYLPLEYFLPAAGQGALALEVRMDDGEMAEITASLNHMPTWQSITAERVFLSALGGGCRAPIAALGRVKNDDLKLEGMVADVGKGKMLRASVEGGATAMEELGEQLAQQMLIMGAERFIAEARRKS